A stretch of Hydrogenothermus marinus DNA encodes these proteins:
- a CDS encoding site-2 protease family protein, whose translation MSFDFMQLIFMLPALLLAVIMHEIGHGYIAYKLGDNTAKIAGRLTFNPIPHIDPIGSILVPAILLLFKSPVLFGWAKPVPINPLNFKKLGYKKGMALTAIAGPSINLLLAFIFGILYQIFNSQQFLAFIISIFGIGFVKSVILPLVIFFKYSVMINVILAIFNIIPIPPLDGGRVIMSLASPSLERKLESLEQYGFIIIVILLFTGILNYVILPPYKFLTSLFLGS comes from the coding sequence ATGAGTTTTGATTTTATGCAACTTATATTTATGCTTCCTGCTTTACTTTTAGCTGTAATTATGCATGAAATAGGACATGGATATATTGCTTATAAACTTGGTGATAATACTGCTAAAATTGCTGGAAGATTAACTTTTAATCCAATTCCACATATAGATCCAATAGGTTCAATACTTGTTCCTGCTATATTACTTTTATTTAAATCTCCTGTTTTATTTGGTTGGGCAAAACCGGTTCCTATAAATCCATTAAATTTTAAAAAATTAGGTTATAAAAAAGGAATGGCTTTAACTGCTATAGCTGGTCCAAGTATTAATCTTCTTTTAGCTTTTATTTTTGGAATTTTATATCAAATATTTAATTCTCAGCAATTCCTTGCTTTTATAATATCAATTTTTGGAATAGGATTTGTCAAATCTGTAATACTTCCTCTTGTAATATTTTTTAAATATAGTGTAATGATAAATGTAATTCTTGCAATATTTAATATTATTCCTATTCCACCTTTAGATGGTGGTAGAGTAATAATGAGTTTAGCATCTCCTTCTTTAGAAAGAAAGTTAGAAAGTTTAGAGCAATATGGATTTATAATTATTGTAATATTACTTTTTACAGGTATTTTAAATTATGTAATACTACCACCTTATAAATTTTTAACATCTTTATTCTTAGGTAGTTAA
- a CDS encoding type II secretion system F family protein produces the protein MPLFSVEAIDIEGNKIRRLFEVDSENRLLNILEASGLTPIKIHKLPGFFKYLNISKFFQKIKKAELIEVLDNLHLIVQSGLPLNTGIMDLAKDAENTAIKDMLLDISFQIQGGMPLSQAVERYKNIFGDVVISLFKIGEETGTLDQTLKDAAEHLRKIEDIKSKAKQALIYPAFAFFSTLSAMIFWLVYVLPKIIEAFKTMNIELPWTTRMVMAISEFTQNYFFQMLGFLVLAIIIILFLRRKFFKFKYQSDKVLLKLPIIGIILKNFNYAFFAEYMRLMISAGLPLYQALNIMEKAMNNSLFKVAIRNVREEIEMGESLSKALKKQNLFSSLIIRMISVGEQTGGLDTQLSYIADYYYKKVDYITQNIAKMIEPIVIGIVGGFMALIMISLMGPIYTLISQIGKM, from the coding sequence ATGCCGCTATTTTCTGTAGAAGCTATAGATATAGAAGGGAATAAAATAAGAAGACTGTTTGAAGTTGATAGTGAAAATAGGCTTTTAAATATTTTAGAAGCTTCAGGATTAACACCTATTAAAATACATAAATTACCAGGATTTTTTAAATATTTAAATATCTCTAAATTTTTTCAAAAAATAAAAAAAGCAGAACTTATAGAAGTTTTAGATAATTTACATTTAATAGTACAATCAGGACTTCCATTAAATACAGGTATTATGGATTTAGCGAAAGATGCAGAAAATACTGCTATAAAAGATATGCTTCTTGATATTTCATTCCAGATTCAAGGAGGAATGCCATTATCTCAGGCTGTAGAAAGATATAAAAATATTTTTGGTGATGTTGTAATATCTCTTTTTAAAATTGGAGAAGAAACAGGAACATTAGATCAAACTTTAAAAGATGCTGCTGAGCATTTAAGAAAGATTGAAGATATAAAATCAAAAGCAAAGCAAGCTCTTATCTATCCTGCTTTTGCATTTTTTTCTACACTCTCAGCAATGATTTTCTGGCTTGTTTATGTACTTCCTAAGATAATAGAAGCATTTAAAACTATGAATATAGAGCTACCTTGGACAACAAGAATGGTAATGGCAATTTCAGAATTTACCCAAAACTATTTTTTTCAAATGTTAGGATTTTTAGTTTTAGCTATTATAATAATCTTATTCTTAAGAAGAAAATTTTTTAAATTTAAATATCAATCAGATAAGGTTTTATTAAAACTTCCTATTATTGGTATTATTCTTAAAAATTTTAATTATGCATTTTTTGCAGAATATATGAGATTAATGATTTCTGCTGGACTTCCTTTATATCAAGCTTTAAATATTATGGAAAAGGCAATGAATAATAGTTTATTTAAAGTAGCAATTAGAAATGTAAGAGAAGAGATAGAGATGGGAGAAAGTTTATCTAAGGCTTTAAAGAAGCAAAATCTATTTTCATCTCTTATTATAAGAATGATATCTGTGGGGGAACAAACAGGAGGTTTAGATACTCAGCTTTCATATATAGCAGATTATTATTACAAAAAAGTAGATTATATTACTCAAAATATAGCTAAAATGATAGAACCTATAGTAATTGGTATAGTTGGTGGGTTTATGGCATTAATAATGATTTCATTAATGGGACCTATTTATACATTAATATCTCAAATTGGAAAAATGTGA